A genomic segment from Luteolibacter ambystomatis encodes:
- the nadA gene encoding quinolinate synthase NadA — protein MPAAATALDLKEEILALKKARNAVILVHNYQSGDIQDLGDYVGDSLGLAYHAKSTDADVIAFCGVHFMAETAKIVNPSKIVVLPDADAGCSLEQSCPAPQLEAYLKEHADKNYYVIAYINCSAGVKALCDVICTSGNAVKIVNKAPADRPILFVPDANLGAWVMEQTGRKMDLWQGSCYVHVEFTRDSINRIKAEYPDALVVAHPECTQAVRLLADEVCSTEKMITFCKNAPVKDIIVVTESGMLHRLRKECPDKNLIPGPTDRCACADCRYMKMNTLQKLRDCLANLEPRVEMEESVRIRAEAPLLRMLEQSK, from the coding sequence ATGCCCGCCGCCGCCACCGCGCTCGATCTCAAGGAAGAGATTCTCGCCCTGAAAAAGGCCCGCAATGCCGTCATTCTGGTCCACAATTACCAGTCCGGTGACATCCAGGACCTCGGTGACTACGTCGGCGATTCCCTTGGCCTCGCCTATCACGCGAAATCGACCGATGCGGACGTGATCGCCTTCTGCGGCGTGCATTTCATGGCGGAAACGGCGAAAATCGTGAACCCTTCCAAGATCGTGGTCCTGCCGGATGCCGATGCGGGTTGCTCGCTGGAGCAATCCTGCCCCGCTCCGCAATTGGAGGCCTACCTGAAGGAACACGCGGACAAGAACTACTACGTCATCGCCTACATCAACTGCTCCGCCGGGGTGAAGGCGCTGTGCGACGTGATCTGCACCTCCGGAAACGCGGTGAAGATCGTCAACAAAGCCCCTGCAGATCGCCCGATCCTCTTCGTGCCGGATGCCAACCTCGGTGCCTGGGTGATGGAGCAGACCGGTCGGAAAATGGACCTGTGGCAGGGCTCCTGCTACGTCCATGTCGAGTTCACCCGGGACTCGATCAACCGGATCAAGGCCGAGTACCCGGACGCGCTCGTCGTCGCCCATCCGGAATGCACCCAGGCGGTGCGCCTGCTGGCGGACGAAGTCTGCTCCACGGAGAAGATGATCACCTTCTGCAAGAACGCCCCGGTGAAGGACATCATCGTCGTCACCGAGAGCGGCATGCTGCACCGCCTGCGCAAGGAATGCCCGGACAAGAACCTCATCCCCGGTCCCACCGACCGCTGCGCCTGCGCCGACTGCCGCTACATGAAAATGAACACCCTCCAGAAACTCCGCGACTGCCTCGCGAATCTGGAGCCACGCGTGGAAATGGAGGAATCCGTCCGCATCCGCGCCGAAGCCCCCCTGCTGCGGATGCTGGAGCAGTCGAAATAA
- a CDS encoding DNRLRE domain-containing protein has product MTPTLKSTWFRGLAIGCLGTTVAHATLIDVTQDTYTTTGTAANSGKVGNIAVSKKETGFLDFDLSSLPASITADNIQQANLRLFFRTTTGTGAITVAPATAAWNEDTLTGKNAPGIGATLSTIDATDIRDYTAVVVDVTNLVKDWVTNPANNNGITLKTADATLRTLIDSKENALTGKAASLDITITSAGPQGAPGPQGPQGATGPQGLQGPQGAAGATGPQGPAGSTGPQGATGPVGPAGPQGAVGPQGPTGPQGPVGPQGPAGVTDAPELVYFLGAFNAATTYAKNDLVTSSTADTYFYSLADGNTGNTPESSPASWTGVSLSQLKSIRKQMILNAPGFTSLVSIKLTGTETAGGRIFYTNRATDGGSQIATEQGVLQFLATANSITATVDTTDKLHLGTVNSGATPGFFNPGSQPGVSVFDNVSFSSPAPIMVHEVTFRILNVSGAKLRLEP; this is encoded by the coding sequence ATGACCCCTACATTGAAATCCACATGGTTCCGCGGTCTCGCCATCGGCTGCCTCGGCACCACCGTCGCCCACGCGACTCTGATTGACGTCACGCAGGACACCTACACCACTACCGGCACTGCCGCCAATTCCGGCAAGGTCGGCAACATCGCGGTTTCCAAAAAGGAAACCGGTTTCCTCGATTTTGATCTCTCGTCCCTGCCCGCCAGCATCACCGCTGATAATATCCAGCAGGCCAACCTCCGGCTCTTTTTCCGCACCACCACCGGCACCGGTGCCATCACCGTGGCTCCGGCCACCGCCGCATGGAATGAAGATACGCTGACCGGTAAAAACGCCCCCGGCATCGGTGCGACGCTCTCCACCATCGATGCCACCGACATCCGCGACTACACCGCGGTGGTCGTGGACGTCACCAATCTTGTGAAGGACTGGGTGACCAATCCCGCCAATAACAACGGCATTACCCTCAAGACTGCGGACGCCACGCTCCGCACGTTGATCGACAGCAAGGAAAACGCCCTCACCGGCAAAGCCGCCTCGCTGGACATCACGATCACCAGTGCGGGCCCGCAGGGAGCTCCCGGCCCGCAAGGGCCTCAAGGTGCCACCGGTCCTCAAGGCTTGCAAGGCCCCCAGGGGGCAGCGGGAGCTACAGGTCCGCAGGGGCCCGCGGGCTCCACCGGACCCCAAGGAGCCACCGGCCCTGTCGGCCCCGCAGGTCCACAGGGTGCCGTAGGCCCACAAGGCCCGACCGGCCCCCAGGGTCCCGTAGGCCCGCAAGGCCCGGCGGGAGTCACGGATGCTCCCGAGCTGGTTTATTTCCTCGGAGCATTCAACGCCGCCACGACCTATGCGAAGAACGACCTGGTGACCTCTTCCACGGCGGATACCTACTTCTATTCACTCGCGGACGGCAATACGGGCAATACTCCGGAAAGCAGCCCGGCTTCGTGGACGGGCGTCAGCCTTTCCCAGCTCAAGAGCATCCGCAAGCAGATGATTCTCAACGCACCCGGTTTCACCTCGTTGGTTTCCATCAAGCTCACGGGTACCGAGACCGCCGGTGGCCGGATTTTTTACACCAACCGGGCCACCGATGGCGGCTCGCAGATCGCCACCGAGCAGGGCGTCCTGCAGTTCCTGGCCACGGCCAATTCCATTACCGCCACCGTCGATACGACTGACAAGCTCCACCTTGGCACTGTCAACTCCGGTGCCACCCCCGGGTTCTTCAATCCGGGTTCCCAGCCGGGAGTGAGCGTTTTCGACAACGTCTCGTTCTCCAGCCCGGCTCCGATCATGGTGCATGAAGTCACCTTCCGGATCCTCAACGTCTCCGGCGCGAAACTCCGCCTGGAGCCCTGA
- a CDS encoding polymer-forming cytoskeletal protein gives MAAEPARHRIELTCPECGHVQSEPALVVSTTCRACGANFQVKDGKAVTRQKPSTRFVAHKVRPSEEDEPEPEPAKPQSPFKRPEPPVPAPVGLIQRLFGRTPKPRHVVCFDCGREHIAVPNAQSSQCPYCGFYISLRDYTINERWNRRIQTRGDVTIEKGGSVSGVPITCHNLTVLGELAAAVECSGDLVILSHGKIPGKVRCHTLRVERGARVEFLHAVQAAEVFVDGQLTGQVHCSGAVVLEKRAELRGLVRAARLQVKQGAKHSGVIEIIQPKTEEDSPSEHGSE, from the coding sequence ATGGCCGCAGAGCCCGCGCGCCATCGCATCGAGCTGACCTGCCCCGAGTGCGGTCATGTCCAGTCCGAGCCCGCGCTGGTGGTTTCCACCACCTGCCGGGCCTGTGGCGCGAACTTTCAAGTCAAGGACGGCAAGGCGGTCACCCGCCAGAAGCCATCCACCCGCTTCGTCGCCCACAAGGTCCGCCCGTCCGAAGAGGACGAGCCGGAACCCGAGCCTGCCAAGCCGCAGTCTCCCTTCAAACGGCCCGAGCCTCCGGTTCCCGCCCCGGTCGGCCTCATCCAGCGGTTGTTCGGGCGCACCCCAAAACCACGCCACGTCGTGTGCTTTGACTGTGGGCGCGAGCACATCGCCGTGCCGAATGCCCAGTCGAGCCAATGTCCGTATTGCGGGTTCTATATCAGCCTCCGCGATTACACGATCAATGAGCGCTGGAACCGGCGCATCCAGACCCGCGGCGATGTGACGATTGAAAAAGGCGGCTCCGTATCCGGCGTCCCGATCACCTGCCACAATCTCACCGTGCTGGGTGAACTGGCCGCCGCGGTCGAGTGCTCCGGAGATCTGGTCATCCTCAGCCATGGCAAGATCCCAGGTAAAGTCCGCTGCCACACGCTGCGGGTGGAGCGTGGGGCGCGTGTCGAATTTCTGCACGCCGTCCAGGCAGCCGAAGTTTTCGTGGATGGCCAGCTCACCGGCCAGGTCCATTGCAGCGGTGCGGTCGTCCTTGAAAAGCGCGCCGAACTCCGCGGTCTCGTCCGCGCCGCCCGCCTCCAGGTGAAGCAGGGTGCGAAGCACAGCGGCGTGATCGAGATCATCCAGCCGAAGACGGAGGAAGACTCGCCGTCCGAGCACGGCAGCGAGTAG
- a CDS encoding bactofilin family protein — protein sequence MFKKVIGQDTTEPARPVTPPQDSFRTEPPAPAPSFSPTPATSAPVSRPGASATRNVLSSDVEIKGSVKFTNDLVVDGKIEGEIASDGNLTVGENARIKAEVKTGTLVVYGKIHGNITVADRVELKASAEVVGDIKAKTLAIEAGAIFVGKSTVGTPAGGTPAAAPAKGGDSKQQDVPKQDTLAGVVQ from the coding sequence GTGTTCAAAAAAGTGATCGGCCAAGATACGACGGAACCTGCCCGTCCGGTGACCCCGCCGCAGGATTCGTTCCGCACCGAGCCCCCGGCCCCGGCTCCATCGTTTTCCCCCACTCCCGCGACTTCCGCCCCGGTTTCACGCCCCGGCGCTTCCGCGACCCGCAACGTTCTCTCCTCGGACGTTGAAATCAAAGGCTCCGTCAAGTTCACCAACGATCTCGTGGTGGACGGCAAGATCGAGGGCGAAATTGCTTCCGATGGCAATCTGACCGTGGGCGAAAACGCCCGCATCAAGGCCGAGGTGAAGACCGGCACGCTGGTCGTTTACGGCAAGATCCACGGCAACATCACCGTCGCCGACCGTGTCGAGCTGAAGGCCAGCGCCGAAGTCGTCGGTGACATCAAGGCCAAGACCCTCGCCATCGAGGCGGGCGCGATCTTCGTCGGCAAGTCTACCGTCGGCACCCCGGCCGGTGGCACGCCCGCCGCGGCACCTGCCAAGGGTGGCGACAGCAAGCAGCAGGACGTCCCGAAACAGGACACCCTCGCCGGCGTCGTCCAGTAA
- a CDS encoding tetratricopeptide repeat protein, with translation MPKDIQDTPQLLGEISQAPSAFEQFLERNQKGLIVVAILAALGGCGWVIYRSAKTGAEHQAGAALIKAESLTDLQAVSQKFPGTPAAGSATVLSADKQWSDGQQDAAIETLKSFIQNNPDHPAKASAQASLGAKLMVQGKNADAEAAFQAVIANPAGRYLAPYALTQLGDLAKLGGDLEKAKGYYDKAKNDYGDNNFSGLASQHLMILKAKAPTEIEARQVTPQPTPGAPNIPGLPPAGGADEVAPGNLFQPGTSGGAPFGGLVDPVPAGEPAPAPAPAEPAPANPAK, from the coding sequence ATGCCCAAAGACATTCAAGACACCCCGCAGCTTCTCGGCGAGATCTCGCAAGCTCCCAGCGCGTTCGAACAGTTTCTGGAGCGCAACCAAAAGGGCCTCATCGTGGTCGCCATCCTCGCCGCCCTCGGCGGCTGTGGCTGGGTGATCTACCGGAGCGCGAAAACCGGTGCCGAGCATCAAGCCGGTGCAGCCCTTATCAAGGCTGAAAGCCTGACCGATCTCCAGGCGGTTTCACAGAAGTTCCCGGGAACTCCAGCCGCTGGCAGCGCCACCGTCCTCTCCGCGGACAAGCAGTGGAGCGATGGCCAGCAAGATGCCGCGATCGAAACCCTCAAGTCCTTCATCCAGAACAACCCGGATCATCCGGCCAAGGCCAGCGCCCAAGCCTCGCTCGGTGCGAAACTGATGGTCCAAGGCAAGAACGCCGACGCGGAAGCCGCCTTCCAGGCGGTGATCGCCAATCCGGCCGGTCGCTACCTCGCCCCCTACGCCCTCACCCAGCTCGGCGACCTCGCCAAGCTCGGCGGCGATCTGGAAAAGGCCAAGGGCTATTACGACAAGGCCAAGAATGACTACGGCGACAACAACTTTTCCGGCCTGGCCAGCCAGCACCTCATGATTCTCAAGGCGAAGGCGCCGACGGAAATCGAGGCCCGCCAGGTCACCCCGCAGCCGACTCCGGGCGCGCCGAACATCCCCGGACTTCCTCCGGCCGGTGGTGCCGATGAGGTCGCTCCCGGCAATCTCTTCCAGCCCGGAACCTCCGGTGGAGCCCCCTTCGGTGGACTGGTCGATCCGGTCCCCGCGGGAGAGCCCGCGCCGGCCCCGGCTCCCGCCGAGCCAGCGCCCGCAAACCCCGCCAAATGA
- the lpxB gene encoding lipid-A-disaccharide synthase — MAGRVYVVAGELSGDAHGAGLLRALHHLHPAVEVSGAGGPEMAAVGGEKVRDWVEDAAVVGVWEVLKHYSWFKARFDEMLAEAREFRPDVLLLIDYPGFNLRFAEAVKKELPETRIVYYISPQVWAWNKGRIPKMVRLIDEMLCLFPFEQPLFENAGLKTTFVGHPLVDELEERRIPGVTPDESLVGLFPGSRNREVSRLFPMMLETARSMHARRPGLRFEAPAASPKLAASMRALVESTGTGGYVTVTDGGSNELMQRAVCGVIASGTATLEAAYFGLPYCLVYKVAWPTYILGSLLVKLEFIGLVNILAGEEVVEELIQADAEPAAVERSLGRFLDDPVFRKHVQSGLAATAAKLGGPGAHERAAEAVDRWLRHA; from the coding sequence ATGGCAGGGCGCGTTTATGTGGTGGCGGGGGAATTGAGCGGGGACGCGCATGGCGCGGGCCTGCTGCGGGCGCTCCATCACCTGCATCCGGCGGTCGAAGTCTCCGGAGCCGGAGGCCCGGAAATGGCCGCCGTGGGAGGAGAAAAAGTCCGCGACTGGGTGGAGGATGCGGCGGTGGTGGGCGTCTGGGAGGTGCTGAAACACTACAGTTGGTTCAAGGCGCGCTTTGATGAAATGCTGGCCGAGGCCCGCGAATTCCGCCCGGACGTGCTGCTGCTCATCGACTATCCTGGCTTCAACCTGCGCTTCGCCGAGGCGGTGAAGAAGGAGCTGCCGGAGACACGGATCGTTTACTACATCAGCCCGCAGGTGTGGGCATGGAACAAGGGCCGCATCCCCAAGATGGTGCGCCTGATCGATGAAATGCTGTGCCTGTTTCCCTTCGAGCAGCCGTTATTCGAGAACGCGGGACTCAAAACGACTTTCGTGGGCCACCCGCTGGTGGATGAGCTGGAGGAACGCCGGATTCCGGGTGTGACGCCGGATGAATCGCTGGTCGGGCTTTTCCCGGGCAGCCGGAATCGCGAAGTCTCGCGCCTGTTCCCGATGATGCTGGAAACGGCGCGCTCGATGCATGCGCGGCGGCCGGGTCTTCGCTTCGAGGCTCCCGCGGCCTCGCCGAAGCTGGCGGCCTCCATGCGTGCCTTGGTGGAGTCCACCGGGACCGGCGGCTATGTGACCGTGACCGATGGCGGCAGCAACGAGCTGATGCAGCGTGCGGTCTGCGGCGTGATCGCCAGCGGTACCGCGACGCTGGAAGCCGCCTATTTCGGCCTGCCTTACTGCCTCGTGTACAAGGTGGCGTGGCCGACCTACATCCTTGGCAGCCTGTTGGTGAAACTGGAGTTCATCGGCCTCGTCAATATCCTCGCGGGTGAGGAGGTGGTGGAGGAACTGATCCAGGCCGATGCCGAACCAGCGGCCGTGGAGCGTTCGTTGGGCCGCTTTCTCGATGACCCGGTTTTCCGCAAGCATGTCCAAAGCGGCCTCGCCGCCACTGCCGCCAAGCTGGGCGGTCCCGGTGCCCATGAGCGTGCGGCGGAAGCGGTTGATCGCTGGCTGAGACATGCGTAG
- a CDS encoding RibD family protein, whose protein sequence is MRPFVSTNLAISADGKISTVDRHPSGWTSSADHERLQAFRRGADALLVGRGTWEADRMTMTVRDQDRQPLRCVVSHGGNFDPSHPMFATPGGKIHLLVTGNVDAAIPSGAHLHHGSVASFLETLARDHGVQRLHCEGGGSLIRALAELDAIDEFHLTWAGHSLFGGKSAPTPTGIPGAFLPASLAFELTGFEPAAGECFLSYRRKRA, encoded by the coding sequence ATGCGGCCCTTCGTCAGCACGAACCTCGCGATCTCCGCGGATGGAAAGATCTCCACCGTGGACCGCCACCCGTCCGGCTGGACTTCATCGGCCGATCATGAACGTCTCCAAGCTTTCCGCCGTGGTGCGGATGCGCTGCTGGTGGGGCGCGGCACGTGGGAGGCCGACCGAATGACCATGACCGTGCGCGATCAGGACCGCCAGCCACTGCGCTGCGTGGTGTCCCACGGAGGCAATTTCGATCCCAGCCATCCGATGTTCGCTACACCGGGGGGAAAAATCCATCTGCTGGTCACCGGAAACGTGGATGCCGCCATTCCAAGCGGAGCACACCTCCATCACGGCTCGGTCGCTTCCTTCCTTGAAACTCTCGCCCGCGACCACGGCGTGCAGCGCCTCCATTGCGAGGGCGGCGGCAGTTTGATCCGAGCTCTGGCAGAACTCGACGCCATCGACGAATTCCACCTCACCTGGGCCGGACACAGCCTGTTCGGCGGCAAATCCGCGCCCACTCCCACCGGGATTCCGGGCGCTTTCCTCCCCGCTTCGCTCGCCTTCGAACTGACGGGATTCGAGCCAGCGGCGGGCGAGTGCTTCCTCAGCTACCGCCGCAAGCGCGCGTGA
- a CDS encoding glutaredoxin family protein, with protein sequence MSNAQPKITAYLKTFCGWSEGVRAIFRKYGLEWEEKDIIKNPAFRWEMEQRSGQPLSPCVEIDGKMLADISGDEVEAWMIENGYLAKSDAAADAPTNSSCTDEQHAAMAAGKLPAIGKIKFLD encoded by the coding sequence ATGAGCAACGCGCAACCGAAGATCACCGCCTATCTCAAGACCTTCTGCGGCTGGAGCGAGGGCGTCCGCGCCATCTTCCGCAAGTACGGCCTCGAGTGGGAGGAAAAGGACATCATCAAGAACCCGGCCTTCCGCTGGGAGATGGAACAGCGCAGCGGTCAGCCGCTCTCCCCATGCGTGGAGATCGATGGCAAGATGCTCGCCGATATCAGCGGTGACGAGGTCGAGGCCTGGATGATCGAAAACGGCTATCTCGCCAAGAGCGATGCCGCCGCCGATGCACCGACCAATTCCTCCTGCACCGACGAACAGCACGCCGCGATGGCAGCCGGCAAGCTGCCTGCGATCGGCAAGATCAAGTTCCTCGATTGA
- a CDS encoding 3-deoxy-7-phosphoheptulonate synthase — protein MTRTDDLRISATKPLISPAVLGYYQPVPDAATELVAAARQQAASILRGEDDRVMVVIGPCSIHDPEAAIEYAKKLKTEADRLKDDLFIVMRVYFEKPRTTVGWKGLINDPHLDDSFDINHGLRIARGLLIDVSNIGLPAGTEFLDTISPQYIADLISWGAIGARTTESQIHRELASGLSMPVGFKNGTGGAIQIALDAIQSATCPHHFLGVTKQGVSAIVATTGNQDCHIILRGGSTGPNYSAEAVSEVVTMLNEQKLPPHVMVDCSHGNSMKDFRNQPLVAAALCKQIADGSKAVTSVMVESNLVEGNQKLGKDLSTLVRGKSVTDACIGWDDTVSVLDAFAEAVRTRRTQGS, from the coding sequence ATGACCCGCACCGACGACCTGCGCATCTCCGCCACCAAGCCGCTCATTTCACCGGCCGTGCTCGGATATTACCAGCCGGTGCCGGATGCCGCCACCGAGTTGGTCGCCGCCGCCCGCCAGCAGGCCGCCTCGATCCTCCGTGGCGAAGACGATCGCGTGATGGTCGTCATCGGTCCGTGCTCGATCCACGATCCCGAGGCCGCGATCGAATACGCGAAGAAGCTCAAGACCGAAGCCGACCGATTGAAGGACGATCTCTTCATCGTCATGCGCGTTTACTTTGAAAAGCCGCGCACCACCGTCGGCTGGAAAGGCCTCATCAACGACCCCCATCTCGACGATTCCTTCGACATCAACCACGGACTGCGCATCGCCCGCGGACTGCTGATCGATGTGTCGAATATCGGCCTGCCCGCCGGCACCGAATTCCTCGATACGATCTCGCCGCAATACATCGCCGACCTGATTTCGTGGGGCGCCATCGGCGCTCGTACCACCGAATCGCAAATTCATCGTGAACTCGCCTCCGGTCTTTCGATGCCGGTGGGCTTCAAGAACGGAACCGGCGGCGCGATCCAGATCGCGCTGGATGCCATCCAGTCCGCCACCTGCCCGCATCATTTTCTCGGCGTCACCAAGCAGGGCGTTTCCGCCATCGTCGCCACCACCGGCAACCAGGATTGCCACATCATCCTGCGGGGCGGCTCAACCGGTCCGAACTACAGCGCGGAAGCCGTCTCCGAAGTGGTGACCATGCTCAACGAACAGAAGCTGCCGCCACACGTCATGGTCGATTGCTCGCATGGCAATTCGATGAAGGACTTCCGCAACCAACCGCTTGTCGCCGCCGCCCTGTGCAAGCAGATCGCGGACGGCTCAAAGGCGGTGACTTCCGTGATGGTCGAATCCAATCTCGTCGAAGGAAATCAGAAGCTCGGCAAGGATCTCTCCACTCTTGTGCGCGGGAAGTCGGTCACCGATGCGTGCATCGGTTGGGATGACACCGTCAGCGTGCTGGATGCGTTCGCGGAAGCGGTGCGGACGCGACGGACGCAGGGGAGTTGA
- a CDS encoding amidohydrolase family protein, with protein sequence MIDAHHHLWSYSAAEYGWITEDMQTIRRSFRATELDDLMRANGITGTVAVQARTCLEENDFLLDEAAGSQLIRGIVGWVDFKSPEVGEQLDQYRSDSLFKGVREVIQGSPDDEFLSNNAFNRGIREVTRRGLTYDLLIFQDQLDAATAFVKRHPEQSIVLDHAAKPEIRADRFPAEWETGIRALAALDNTACKISGLATEVRDSSWIPDILRRYLDVLLDAFGPSRLMFGSDWPVCLLATPHAAWVETVTSHLASLSATECEAILTGTATTFYRLAL encoded by the coding sequence ATGATCGATGCCCACCACCATCTGTGGAGCTACTCAGCCGCAGAGTATGGCTGGATCACGGAGGACATGCAGACCATCCGACGATCCTTCCGCGCCACGGAACTGGATGACTTGATGCGCGCCAATGGCATCACCGGCACGGTGGCTGTGCAGGCACGCACCTGTTTGGAAGAGAATGACTTTCTGTTAGATGAGGCCGCCGGCAGCCAGCTCATCCGCGGGATTGTCGGATGGGTGGACTTCAAATCGCCGGAGGTGGGTGAACAGCTCGACCAATACCGTTCGGACTCTCTTTTCAAAGGTGTGCGCGAAGTCATCCAAGGTTCACCGGATGATGAGTTTCTCTCCAATAACGCATTCAACCGTGGCATCCGCGAAGTGACCCGCCGTGGACTCACTTACGACCTGCTCATTTTCCAAGACCAACTCGATGCCGCCACGGCCTTCGTAAAGCGCCATCCGGAACAGTCGATCGTGCTCGACCACGCGGCCAAGCCGGAGATCCGTGCCGACCGCTTCCCCGCCGAATGGGAAACCGGCATCCGTGCCCTGGCCGCGCTCGACAACACCGCCTGCAAAATTTCCGGCCTCGCCACGGAAGTCCGCGATTCGTCATGGATCCCGGATATTTTACGGCGCTACCTCGATGTGCTGCTGGACGCCTTCGGCCCCTCACGGCTGATGTTCGGATCGGATTGGCCTGTCTGCCTGCTTGCGACCCCGCACGCCGCGTGGGTGGAAACGGTGACATCCCATCTGGCCAGCCTCTCTGCTACTGAATGCGAGGCCATCCTCACCGGCACGGCCACCACCTTCTACCGGCTGGCACTCTGA
- a CDS encoding GNAT family N-acetyltransferase, producing MSDLSDFDRQPTLIGPTVSLKPLQPEDFEALFTVASDPLIWEQHPDSSRRERAGFEKWFAAALSSGGAFTIRDLVSGNVIGSSRYYDWDPEKREIAIGYTFLARSHWGGVTNREMKRLMLDHAFQSGLKVWFHIWKDNLRSRRAVEKIGAILSHTGHKEVAGVPHDYTFYFITGNPG from the coding sequence ATGAGCGACCTTTCCGATTTCGACCGGCAACCCACACTGATTGGTCCCACGGTTTCCCTGAAACCGCTGCAGCCGGAGGATTTCGAAGCGCTCTTCACGGTGGCGAGCGATCCCTTGATCTGGGAACAGCACCCGGATTCCAGCCGGAGAGAACGCGCAGGATTTGAGAAATGGTTCGCTGCGGCGCTTTCGTCCGGCGGAGCTTTCACGATCCGGGATCTGGTGTCCGGAAACGTCATTGGATCATCCCGCTACTACGACTGGGATCCGGAGAAGCGGGAGATCGCGATCGGCTATACCTTCCTCGCAAGAAGCCATTGGGGTGGCGTGACCAACCGTGAAATGAAACGCCTGATGCTCGATCACGCCTTTCAGAGCGGACTCAAGGTCTGGTTCCACATTTGGAAAGACAACCTACGCTCGCGGAGGGCGGTGGAGAAGATCGGCGCCATTCTCTCCCACACCGGCCACAAGGAAGTGGCTGGAGTGCCTCACGACTATACGTTCTACTTCATCACCGGAAATCCCGGCTGA
- a CDS encoding 3-deoxy-7-phosphoheptulonate synthase: protein MTRHRTDDLRISGTNPLISPAVLNYYLPLSEEASEVVSAAREQSDAILKGEDDRLLVVVGPCSIHDPEAAIEYGKKLKAEAERLKGDLLVIMRVYFEKPRTTVGWKGLINDPHLDDSFDINHGLRVARGLLLDLANMGVPAGTEFLDTISPQYIADLIAWGAIGARTTESQVHRELASGLSMPVGFKNGTGGSIQLALDAIQSSSRPHHFLSVTKQGVSAIISTTGNTSCHIILRGGKSGPNYSAEAVTEVVTMLNEQKLPPYVMVDCSHGNSMKDFRNQPMVADALCKQIAEGSKAVTSVMVESNLVEGNQKVNADRSKLTYGQSVTDACIGWDDTVKVLDAFAEAVRARRAGTTKS, encoded by the coding sequence GTGACGCGCCACCGTACCGACGACCTCCGCATTTCCGGCACCAATCCCCTGATTTCCCCGGCCGTGCTGAACTATTACCTCCCGCTCAGCGAGGAGGCCTCCGAGGTGGTGAGCGCCGCCCGCGAGCAATCCGACGCCATCCTCAAGGGCGAGGACGACCGCCTGCTGGTCGTGGTGGGACCGTGCTCCATCCACGATCCGGAAGCCGCGATCGAATACGGCAAGAAGCTCAAGGCCGAGGCCGAGCGCCTGAAAGGCGATCTGCTCGTCATCATGCGCGTTTATTTCGAAAAACCGCGCACCACCGTGGGCTGGAAGGGTCTCATCAACGACCCGCATCTCGATGACTCCTTCGACATCAATCATGGCTTGCGGGTCGCCCGCGGTCTCCTGCTGGATTTGGCGAACATGGGCGTTCCGGCCGGCACGGAGTTCCTTGATACGATTTCCCCACAGTACATCGCGGACCTGATCGCGTGGGGAGCCATCGGCGCCCGCACCACCGAGTCCCAGGTCCACCGCGAACTGGCCTCCGGCCTTTCGATGCCGGTGGGCTTCAAGAACGGCACCGGCGGCTCGATCCAGCTCGCGCTCGACGCAATCCAGTCGTCCTCACGCCCGCACCATTTTCTCTCCGTCACCAAGCAGGGTGTCTCCGCGATCATCTCGACCACCGGCAACACGTCCTGCCACATCATCCTGCGCGGCGGCAAGAGCGGCCCGAACTACAGCGCCGAGGCCGTCACCGAGGTGGTCACCATGCTCAACGAGCAGAAGCTGCCGCCGTATGTGATGGTCGATTGCTCGCACGGCAACTCGATGAAGGATTTCCGCAACCAGCCGATGGTGGCGGACGCGCTGTGCAAGCAGATCGCGGAAGGCTCGAAGGCGGTCACCTCGGTGATGGTCGAGTCCAACCTCGTCGAAGGAAACCAGAAGGTGAACGCGGATCGCTCCAAGCTCACCTACGGCCAGTCCGTCACGGATGCCTGCATCGGCTGGGACGATACCGTGAAGGTGCTGGATGCTTTCGCGGAAGCCGTGCGCGCACGCCGAGCCGGCACCACCAAGTCATGA